The following are from one region of the Corylus avellana chromosome ca1, CavTom2PMs-1.0 genome:
- the LOC132177581 gene encoding squamosa promoter-binding-like protein 1, whose protein sequence is MEAKFRGKARQLYGPVVSDLNAVGKKSLEWDLNDWKWDGDLFRASPLNSIPSDCRSRQLFPVGPEIPENVGLSNSSSSGSDDINLVNDGGKRELEKRRRVVAAEGEELNEEGAPLNLKLGGQVFPIMEGDLKSGKKTKIVGMTSNRAVCQVEDCKADLSNAKDYHRRHKVCDVHSKASKALVGNVLQRFCQQCSRFHALQEFDEGKRSCRRRLAGHNRRRRKTHPDTVVNGGSLNAERGSSYLLISLLRILSNMHTNSSDQTKDQDLLSHLLRNLASLAGTVDGRNISALLEGSQGLLNAGTSNGDSQKVPDVTPNGSEPSMPSSSANLHEQPRPMGQCMAASASDMTQKRISSDDAEGGRLKALSGVQYTNLPPSKDDLPSKSITSIKLNNIDLNNVYDDSEDNVENLGRSHALVNSGTGFLGNPLWVQQDPHKSSPPQTSGNSDSTSSQSPSTSSGEAQSRTDRIVFKLFGKDPNDFPLVLRTQILDWLSHSPTDIESYIRPGCIILTIYLRLEKSTWEELCCDLGSYMGRLLDESIDPFWRTGWVYTRVRHCVAFMYNGQVVLDTPLPLKSNKSCRISSIKPIAVSISERVQFVIKVFNLSRSSARLHCAHEGKYLVQETCYDLMDGADMTSEHGELQCLSFPCSIPNVTGRGFIEVEDHCLSSSFFPFIVAEQEVCSEICMLEGAIEVAETADDIHRVPEVLEAKAQALDFVHEMGWLLHRSHVKFRLGHLDPNQDLFSFKRFKWLMEFSMDHDWCAVVKKLLDILFERVVDAGDHPSVELALLDLSLLHKAVGRNCRPMVELLLRFVPDRVLDKRGTQEKQQVDGGYSGFLFKPDRAGPAGLTPLHIAASRDGCENVLDALTDDPGLVGIEAWKSARDSTGLTPNDYACLRGRYSYIQLVRKKLSKKSESRHVVLDIHGAVLDCNNKWKQSDGYKSSKVASLQTEKIEMGATYRHCNVCQQKLAYGNVRRRSLAYQPAMLSMVAIAAVCVCVALLFKSSPEVLYVFQPFTWERLKYGAS, encoded by the exons AGGCAGTTATTTCCAGTTGGGCCAGAGATTCCAGAAAATGTTGGTTTGTCGAATAGTTCATCTTCTGGCTCAGATGATATTAATCTGGTGAATGATGGGGGCAAGAGGGAATTGGAGAAGAGGAGGAGGGTTGTGGCTGCCGAAGGTGAAGAGTTAAATGAGGAAGGCGCGCCCCTTAATTTGAAGCTTGGCGGGCAAGTTTTCCCTATTATGGAAGGGGACTTAAAGAGTGGGAAGAAGACAAAGATAGTTGGGATGACTTCAAATCGTGCTGTTTGTCAGGTGGAGGATTGTAAGGCTGATCTCAGTAATGCCAAGGATTACCACCGACGACATAAGGTTTGTGACGTTCATTCCAAGGCCAGCAAAGCATTGGTGGGAAACGTTCTGCAGCGGTTCTGTCAGCAGTGTAGCAG GTTTCATGCTCTTCAAGAGTTTGATGAGGGAAAGAGAAGTTGTCGTAGAAGGTTGGCTGGCCATAATAGGAGGAGGAGAAAGACACATCCTGACACTGTAGTTAATGGAGGCTCTCTAAATGCTGAAAGGGGTAGCAGTTATCTATTAATAAGTCTCCTGAGGATTCTCTCCAATATGCACA CAAATAGCTCGGATCAAACAAAGGACCAGGATCTGTTATCTCATCTGTTGAGGAACCTGGCCAGTCTTGCTGGTACAGTAGATGGAAGGAACATATCTGCATTACTGGAGGGATCTCAAGGTTTGCTTAATGCTGGGACATCTAATGGGGATTCACAAAAGGTGCCAGATGTTACTCCAAATGGTTCTGAGCCCTCTATGCCTTCTAGTTCAGCCAACCTTCATGAACAGCCTAGGCCTATGGGACAATGCATGGCAGCATCTGCATCTGATATGACACAGAAAAGAATATCTTCAGATGATGCTGAGGGTGGACGTCTAAAAGCTCTATCAGGTGTACAGTACACTAATCTGCCTCCATCAAAGGACGACCTTCCATCCAAATCaattacatcaatcaaattaaataatattgatttgaataatGTATATGATGATTCAGAGGACAATGTAGAGAATTTGGGAAGGTCCCATGCTCTCGTAAATTCTGGGACTGGGTTTCTTGGCAATCCGTTATGGGTACAGCAAGACCCTCACAAGTCTAGCCCACCTCAGACAAGTGGCAACTCAGATTCAACTTCTTCACAGTCACCATCTACTTCTAGTGGGGAGGCTCAG AGTCGCACAGATCGAATAGTTTTCAAACTCTTTGGAAAAGATCCCAACGATTTTCCTCTTGTTCTCCGAACACAG ATCCTCGACTGGTTATCCCACAGTCCTACAGACATAGAGAGCTATATAAGGCCAGGCTGTATCATATTAACAATATACCTCCGTCTAGAAAAATCCACGTGGGAGGAG CTCTGTTGTGACCTGGGATCCTATATGGGAAGGCTACTTGATGAATCCATTGACCCTTTCTGGAGAACAGGATGGGTATATACAAGGGTGCGGCATTGTGTGGCATTTATGTACAATg GTCAAGTTGTCTTAGACACACCATTACCTcttaaaagcaataaaagttgCAGGATTTCAAGCATCAAACCAATTGCTGTTTCCATATCTGAGAGAGTTCAGTTTGTCATAAAAGTCTTTAATCTTTCTCGGTCCAGTGCTAG GCTACACTGCGCACATGAAGGGAAGTATCTTGTCCAGGAAACTTGTTACGACTTGATGGACGGTGCTGATATGACCTCTGAGCATGGTGAACTCCAATGCCTCAGCTTCCCATGCTCTATACCAAATGTGACTGGGAGAGGATTCATTGAG GTTGAAGATCATTGTCTCAGCAGCAGCTTCTTTCCATTTATAGTTGCAGAGCAAGAAGTGTGTTCTGAGATCTGTATGCTGGAGGGTGCAATTGAGGTGGCTGAAACTGCTGATGACATCCATAGAGTACCTGAAGTGCTAGAAGCTAAGGCTCAAGCCCTGGACTTTGTACATGAGATGGGTTGGTTGCTTCATAGAAGTCATGTGAAATTTAGACTGGGTCACCTGGATCCAAACCAGGATCTCTTCTCCTTCAAACGGTTCAAGTGGCTCATGGAATTCTCCATGGACCATGATTGGTGCGCCGTAGTGAAGAAACTCTTGGACATTCTGTTTGAGCGTGTAGTTGATGCAGGAGACCATCCTTCGGTTGAGCTTGCATTGTTGGATTTGAGTCTCCTCCACAAAGCTGTCGGGAGAAACTGCAGGCCTATGGTTGAACTCCTGTTAAGATTTGTCCCAGATAGAGTTTTGGATAAAAGAGGCACTCAGGAGAAGCAACAAGTTGACGGGGGCTACAGTGGCTTCTTATTTAAACCTGATAGGGCAGGGCCTGCGGGGCTTACTCCTCTTCATATCGCAGCCAGTAGAGATGGCTGTGAGAATGTACTGGATGCTTTAACTGATGATCCTGGATTG GTTGGAATTGAAGCATGGAAAAGCGCTCGTGATAGTACAGGTTTGACACCCAATGACTATGCATGCCTACGAGGCCGGTACTCCTACATCCAACTTGTCCGAAAGAAACTTAGCAAGAAATCAGAAAGCAGGCATGTGGTGCTTGATATCCATGGTGCTGTCTTGGACTGCAACAATAAATGGAAGCAATCAGATGGGTATAAGTCATCGAAAGTTGCCAGCTTGCAAACCGAGAAGATCGAAATGGGAGCAACCTATCGACATTGCAATGTATGCCAACAGAAGCTGGCCTATGGCAACGTAAGAAGAAGATCACTGGCATACCAGCCGGCAATGCTTTCAATGGTGGCCATTGCTGCTGTTTGTGTATGTGTGGCTTTGCTCTTCAAAAGCTCACCTGAAGTTCTTTACGTGTTCCAGCCGTTCACGTGGGAACGGTTGAAGTACGGGGCAAGCTAA